One Acidobacteriota bacterium genomic window carries:
- a CDS encoding ATP-binding protein, translating into MTGSRESSVDGPTPARIFGITVDRLTVRLAVGITLFVVVPLAAGLYVLSQRQYDRGIEARRSAAESENRILEAALRHRMMERDTTLLETILSEIAAHPEVRSIMIVDHDGEVRISSESSRVGSQLPKESPTCLVCHEKDPLKRDRWILLDEEEGGILRAVQPIENRPECHTCHEPDEQYNGMLLLDISLDQLEAQLSRDRTRIVVGAGLLALLLLGGVGLLVRSLILQRLARVGSAARSIAAGNFSERVPTGGNDVISILANDFNNMAGSVSELIAEVHQQEAQLSSVMNSLDDGLVVLDREGRIVACNQSFSRRVGKTPDVLQTQLCHDAVEGVLPCCQDGDECPGSRCLTTGEMQRATFRTSSATDETERVEEVYSSPVLDSRREVVQVVEVWRDITERVKEEEHLAEIERLVSLGTLASGFSHEVNTPLASILMSAESVIGRIDEAAPAGSPADLLPSIRESAEIVRKQVLRCRKTTEQFLRFSRGVPPSIDPIDLGKHVTETVSLTRPTARENNVDLRFEAPDGNPSVRANAELVQHVVLNLLINAIQSCGEEGGTVEVSFAMDRKKTCVLIRDTGSGIRSEDCRHLFEPFRSRKPRGTGLGLFLSRTLMRRFGGDIRLVETEVGVGSCFEIVFHCVTEAP; encoded by the coding sequence ATGACCGGATCACGCGAATCCTCGGTCGACGGGCCGACACCTGCGCGGATCTTCGGGATTACGGTCGACCGGCTGACGGTCCGGCTGGCCGTCGGGATCACCCTGTTCGTCGTCGTCCCGCTCGCCGCGGGGCTCTACGTGCTGTCCCAGCGGCAATACGATCGTGGTATCGAGGCGCGGCGAAGTGCGGCGGAATCCGAGAACCGGATCCTCGAGGCGGCGTTGCGGCACCGGATGATGGAGCGCGACACCACGTTGCTGGAGACCATCCTGAGCGAGATCGCCGCGCACCCCGAGGTGCGGAGCATCATGATCGTCGATCATGACGGCGAGGTGCGAATCTCGAGCGAGTCCTCGAGGGTCGGGTCGCAACTGCCCAAGGAATCGCCGACGTGCCTGGTTTGCCACGAGAAGGACCCACTGAAACGGGATCGCTGGATCCTGCTGGACGAGGAGGAGGGTGGGATCCTTCGCGCGGTACAGCCGATCGAGAACCGGCCGGAGTGCCACACCTGTCACGAACCGGACGAGCAGTACAACGGAATGCTGCTGCTGGACATCTCGCTGGATCAGCTGGAGGCCCAGCTCAGTCGGGATCGTACCCGCATCGTCGTCGGCGCCGGCTTGCTTGCCCTGTTGCTGCTCGGCGGCGTGGGTCTTCTGGTCCGCTCGTTGATCCTCCAGCGACTGGCGCGCGTGGGCAGCGCGGCGCGTTCGATCGCCGCCGGCAACTTCTCCGAACGGGTGCCGACGGGCGGGAACGACGTGATCTCGATCCTGGCGAACGACTTCAACAACATGGCCGGCTCCGTCTCCGAGTTGATCGCCGAGGTACATCAGCAGGAAGCCCAGCTGTCGAGCGTGATGAACAGCCTGGATGACGGGCTGGTGGTGCTGGACCGGGAAGGACGGATCGTGGCCTGCAATCAGTCCTTCTCGCGGCGTGTCGGCAAGACGCCGGACGTGCTGCAAACCCAGCTCTGCCACGATGCCGTCGAGGGGGTGCTTCCGTGCTGCCAGGACGGGGACGAGTGCCCGGGGTCCCGCTGCCTGACGACCGGAGAGATGCAGCGAGCCACGTTCCGTACCTCGTCGGCGACCGACGAGACCGAGCGGGTGGAGGAGGTCTACTCGTCGCCCGTGCTCGACAGCCGGCGCGAGGTCGTGCAGGTGGTCGAGGTGTGGCGGGACATCACCGAACGCGTTAAAGAAGAAGAGCACCTCGCGGAGATCGAGCGGCTCGTTTCGCTGGGGACGCTCGCCTCGGGTTTCTCTCACGAGGTCAACACACCGCTGGCCTCGATCCTGATGTCGGCCGAATCCGTCATCGGCCGCATCGACGAGGCCGCCCCCGCCGGTTCTCCCGCCGACCTGCTGCCCTCGATCCGGGAGTCGGCGGAGATCGTTCGCAAGCAGGTACTGCGCTGCCGCAAGACGACGGAACAGTTCCTTCGTTTTTCACGGGGTGTTCCACCGTCGATCGACCCGATCGACCTGGGCAAACACGTGACCGAAACCGTCTCGCTCACCCGGCCGACCGCTCGCGAGAACAACGTCGATCTACGCTTCGAAGCGCCGGACGGGAACCCCAGCGTGCGCGCGAACGCCGAGCTCGTGCAGCACGTCGTGCTGAACCTGCTGATCAATGCGATCCAGTCGTGCGGTGAGGAAGGCGGAACGGTCGAGGTGAGCTTCGCGATGGACCGGAAGAAAACGTGCGTGCTTATCCGCGACACGGGCAGCGGCATCCGTTCCGAGGATTGCCGGCATCTGTTCGAGCCTTTCCGCAGCCGTAAGCCGCGGGGGACCGGCCTGGGTCTGTTTCTGTCCCGGACCTTGATGCGGCGCTTCGGCGGGGACATTCGCCTCGTGGAGACCGAGGTCGGCGTCGGATCCTGTTTCGAGATCGTCTTTCACTGTGTGACGGAGGCCCCGTGA
- a CDS encoding PAS and helix-turn-helix domain-containing protein, whose translation MIALAGRGPMVDDAKQISFVPSWVKFLGTPVWIRDPAGMISFLNSRAERLLGRSAIDVIGNPCHQIVGGSSVVGVPFCRRQCLLVSDVMVQAEIEPIEMLVQGGDDKPQWVRFLAIPVWAPDGSGPWIVHCALSANREHRFNDYLTRVAAAGAHAKPKNLTGREREILQHLVEGEDLHIVAERLFISHATVRNHVQHILAKLDVHSINQAVAHYLLSKY comes from the coding sequence GTGATCGCGTTGGCGGGGCGTGGTCCGATGGTCGACGACGCAAAGCAGATCTCCTTCGTGCCCTCATGGGTCAAGTTCCTCGGGACACCGGTGTGGATTCGCGACCCCGCGGGGATGATCAGCTTTCTGAATTCGCGAGCCGAGAGACTGCTGGGTCGGTCGGCAATCGATGTCATCGGGAATCCCTGTCACCAGATTGTGGGTGGCTCGAGCGTTGTCGGCGTGCCGTTCTGTCGTCGACAGTGTCTGCTGGTCTCTGACGTGATGGTCCAGGCGGAGATCGAGCCGATCGAAATGCTCGTGCAGGGCGGTGACGACAAACCACAGTGGGTTCGATTCCTGGCGATACCGGTCTGGGCTCCGGATGGCAGCGGCCCCTGGATCGTGCATTGCGCCCTCTCGGCCAACCGCGAGCATCGCTTTAACGACTACCTGACCAGAGTCGCAGCAGCCGGTGCGCATGCGAAGCCGAAGAACCTGACCGGAAGAGAGCGTGAGATCCTACAACATCTCGTCGAGGGTGAAGATCTGCACATCGTTGCCGAGCGTTTGTTCATCAGTCATGCGACGGTACGCAATCATGTTCAGCACATTCTGGCCAAGTTGGATGTGCACTCGATCAATCAGGCGGTGGCGCACTACCTGCTTTCGAAATACTGA
- a CDS encoding barstar family protein → MIDPFVYADEVESVGVRLAHVAVVPSGIDGREALFRCLARQLALPDYFGANWDALEECLRDLSWIDSHRVVLFHESLPGLDDDQLTTYLEILRDAVMGWRRDVDDELVVALPFCARERVARLPRSEG, encoded by the coding sequence ATGATCGATCCGTTCGTTTACGCCGACGAGGTCGAAAGCGTCGGAGTCCGGCTCGCACACGTTGCGGTCGTGCCGTCGGGAATCGACGGGCGCGAAGCGTTGTTTCGCTGCCTGGCCCGGCAACTCGCCTTGCCCGACTACTTCGGTGCCAACTGGGATGCGCTCGAAGAGTGCCTGCGCGACCTGTCCTGGATCGACAGCCATCGGGTCGTGCTGTTTCACGAGAGTTTGCCAGGGCTGGACGACGATCAGCTGACGACGTACCTCGAGATTCTTCGCGACGCCGTGATGGGTTGGCGCCGGGATGTCGACGACGAGCTCGTTGTGGCCTTGCCGTTCTGCGCACGAGAGCGGGTTGCCCGCCTGCCGCGAAGCGAGGGCTAG
- a CDS encoding sigma-54 dependent transcriptional regulator, which produces MAERTESRRILLVDDDETFRQVLGSELSRLGHDVSVAPTGGDGVTVACRDIPEVILLDMRLPDMDGLEVLGKIRERNLPSGVIVLTGHGTIDTAIQAIRLGAHDYLEKPCQVAQVELAVQKTHEHLALVRRQRVLQDGYSPPDAESRMVGTSPAFNRLRKRISRIAVVDSTTMIRGETGVGKELVAARLHAQSPRADAPFVVVDCAVLDEDLLRSELFGHERGSFTGATRAKHGLFEVAHGGTLVLDEVGDTPPTIQAKLLRVLETGRFRHLGGNREIAVDVRVVSATNRDLEAAISKRRFREDLYFRLATLSITVPPLRERTEDIPVLVEHYTERLNRRLSLSARFSGAAVELMQRYPWPGNVRELIHGMEQAMVLAEREEIGPEGLPAVIRRAAGASLATPDGPEPVALREVQRRHILSVLEACDGNRSQAAQRLEISERNLRRLLKKYEESPPDDA; this is translated from the coding sequence ATGGCCGAACGTACGGAGTCGCGACGAATCCTGCTGGTGGACGACGACGAGACCTTCCGCCAGGTGCTCGGCTCGGAGCTGTCTCGCCTCGGACACGACGTGAGTGTCGCTCCGACGGGCGGCGATGGCGTGACCGTCGCCTGCCGGGACATCCCCGAGGTGATCCTGCTCGATATGCGGCTCCCCGACATGGACGGCCTGGAGGTGCTGGGGAAGATCCGCGAACGAAACCTACCGTCGGGTGTCATCGTGCTCACCGGGCACGGGACGATCGACACGGCGATCCAGGCGATCCGCCTCGGCGCCCACGATTACCTGGAGAAACCCTGCCAGGTGGCCCAAGTCGAGCTGGCGGTCCAGAAGACCCACGAACACCTGGCGCTGGTGCGGCGCCAGCGGGTTCTCCAGGACGGCTATTCGCCTCCCGACGCTGAGTCGCGGATGGTCGGGACAAGTCCCGCGTTCAACCGCTTGCGCAAGAGGATCTCGCGCATCGCCGTCGTGGACTCCACGACGATGATCCGTGGTGAGACCGGGGTCGGCAAGGAGCTGGTCGCCGCCCGCTTGCACGCCCAGAGTCCTCGCGCCGACGCGCCGTTCGTGGTGGTGGACTGCGCGGTGCTGGACGAGGACCTGCTTCGCAGCGAGCTGTTCGGTCACGAGCGCGGCTCCTTCACCGGCGCGACACGGGCGAAGCACGGTCTGTTCGAGGTCGCCCACGGCGGGACGCTGGTTCTCGACGAAGTCGGCGACACGCCCCCCACGATCCAAGCTAAGCTGCTGCGAGTCCTGGAGACGGGACGCTTCCGTCATCTCGGTGGGAACCGCGAGATCGCGGTCGATGTGCGCGTCGTGTCGGCCACCAACCGCGACCTCGAGGCGGCGATCTCGAAGCGACGTTTCCGCGAGGATCTCTACTTCAGGCTGGCGACGCTCTCGATCACTGTGCCGCCGCTGCGCGAGCGCACGGAAGATATCCCGGTGCTGGTGGAGCACTACACGGAACGCCTCAACCGCCGGTTGTCGCTGTCGGCGCGCTTCAGTGGCGCGGCCGTCGAACTGATGCAGCGTTACCCCTGGCCGGGGAACGTACGCGAGCTTATCCACGGAATGGAACAGGCGATGGTCCTGGCGGAGCGCGAGGAGATCGGCCCCGAGGGTCTTCCCGCGGTGATCCGGCGCGCCGCCGGAGCCTCCCTGGCAACGCCGGACGGGCCGGAACCCGTCGCTCTGCGCGAGGTCCAGCGCCGGCACATCCTCTCCGTGCTCGAAGCCTGTGACGGAAACCGCTCGCAGGCGGCCCAGCGGCTCGAGATCAGCGAGCGCAACCTCCGCCGGTTGCTCAAGAAGTACGAGGAGTCGCCACCGGACGACGCCTGA
- a CDS encoding cytochrome c family protein, with protein MKTSLRLTIALIVIFGLAVAGVAVARLAWPSVEQPIAFSHRLHVTDLGSACTDCHLYAESGVRATIPNLETCGFCHEEAQTESPDEARLVEHIEAGEPIPWRKVYRVPDHVYFSHRRHTAIAGIDCTECHGAMEEQEEPVSRPAVRITMNGCMDCHDENGVSNDCLLCHK; from the coding sequence GTGAAGACATCGTTACGCTTGACGATCGCGCTGATCGTGATCTTCGGGCTGGCGGTCGCGGGAGTTGCTGTCGCTCGTCTCGCCTGGCCCTCCGTCGAGCAGCCCATCGCCTTCAGCCACCGCCTGCACGTGACCGATCTGGGCAGCGCGTGCACGGACTGCCACCTCTATGCCGAGAGCGGCGTGCGCGCGACGATCCCGAACCTGGAGACCTGCGGCTTCTGCCACGAGGAGGCGCAGACCGAATCTCCAGACGAGGCCCGGCTCGTGGAGCACATCGAGGCCGGCGAGCCGATCCCCTGGCGCAAGGTCTACCGCGTGCCGGACCACGTCTACTTCTCGCACCGCCGGCACACCGCGATCGCGGGAATCGACTGCACCGAGTGCCACGGAGCGATGGAGGAGCAGGAAGAGCCCGTCAGCCGGCCCGCGGTTCGGATCACGATGAACGGTTGCATGGATTGTCACGACGAGAACGGAGTTTCGAATGACTGCCTGCTCTGCCACAAGTGA
- a CDS encoding molybdopterin-dependent oxidoreductase produces the protein MTACSATSERARTDRREFLKLLGIGAGAVGLAGCGEWSVPDRLVELALRGPGLETFRSSICGLCEGACGLSVRLVDGVPVGLKGNPRHPLNRGGLCPVGQAGLHVLYAPHRLTAPLRRGGGGGFEEALWDDVLAEIADRLGGSSRVAILTGEPGRLFDDLAFGFLRSLGSDRLVRPGAAASLPYALMQGLGESPAFDLGGADMVLSIGLDLYEDGPAPLHAISALIGSRPDGERAGLIHVGTRLSPSASRADERVLVRPGTHAALALGLAHVLVREGRYDRRFVRDRCFGFEDWTDDDGQSRIGFRRLLLERYYPDRAAQLCGCEPSRIIHLARRFAAASRPVAVWGGEAASGRNATWTGMATHALNALLGAIDRPGGVTLSSTIPLRPLVSEAPSPAFAAGAGGAFGDDPIAEIADGVLDGSRPLDALFVMSCDPLHESPAGERLRQALERIPLVVAVTPFRDETAAAAEIVLPGPVFLESWQAVTTPAGVPFSVLGLGAPVVEPPLFDTRHPADVLIELARRLGGNAAEALPWDGYESYLKHRIEGLAISGEGAVITSEFEDSWVQYMEKRGWRFPKRRGSEGVWAQLAEHATWWNPVRAEGDWDRLLATPSGRFEFHSQNLERRLRELGDGDLARGVERLGLAAADDEACLPHFEPPQPVGEDELVLSPFRPITARGRLGIASPMVLEMFGYPVFEGWRTWAELAPETAHDQNLEDGDEVEVRSERAALEAVVKVRPGTAPGVVHVPVGLGHREPVGAAAGIGGNPMELVGDVRDPLSGNLSPGATRVSLRLLRRRPHGGPPPEGGH, from the coding sequence ATGACTGCCTGCTCTGCCACAAGTGAGCGCGCCAGGACGGACCGACGCGAGTTCCTGAAACTCCTCGGCATCGGCGCCGGTGCGGTCGGCCTGGCCGGCTGCGGTGAGTGGTCCGTCCCGGACCGACTGGTCGAGCTTGCCCTGAGAGGGCCCGGACTGGAGACCTTCCGTTCGAGCATCTGCGGTCTTTGCGAAGGCGCTTGCGGCCTGAGCGTCCGGCTCGTCGACGGCGTGCCCGTGGGTCTGAAGGGCAATCCCCGCCACCCGCTCAACCGCGGCGGTCTGTGCCCGGTCGGCCAGGCCGGCCTGCACGTGCTGTACGCACCGCACCGCCTGACGGCGCCGTTGCGACGTGGCGGCGGCGGGGGGTTCGAGGAAGCGTTGTGGGACGACGTGCTGGCGGAGATCGCCGACCGGCTTGGCGGAAGTTCCCGCGTCGCCATCCTGACCGGCGAACCGGGACGCCTGTTCGACGACCTCGCTTTTGGCTTCCTGCGCTCGCTCGGATCCGACCGCCTGGTTCGTCCTGGGGCCGCAGCATCGCTTCCCTACGCGCTGATGCAGGGACTTGGCGAGTCACCCGCGTTCGACTTGGGCGGTGCCGACATGGTCCTCTCCATCGGACTCGACCTCTACGAGGACGGGCCCGCGCCGCTACACGCCATCTCCGCGCTGATCGGCTCGCGGCCCGACGGCGAGCGCGCCGGGCTGATCCACGTCGGCACGCGCTTGTCGCCGAGCGCTTCGCGCGCCGACGAACGCGTGCTGGTGCGCCCCGGCACTCACGCCGCCCTGGCCCTCGGCCTGGCGCACGTCCTGGTGCGCGAGGGTCGCTACGACCGGCGTTTCGTCCGCGACCGTTGCTTCGGTTTCGAGGACTGGACGGACGACGACGGCCAAAGCCGCATCGGTTTCCGGCGGCTGTTGCTCGAACGCTACTACCCGGATCGCGCGGCGCAGCTGTGCGGCTGCGAACCTTCCCGTATCATCCACCTCGCACGGCGCTTCGCGGCGGCGTCCCGTCCCGTCGCCGTCTGGGGCGGCGAGGCGGCTTCCGGCCGCAACGCCACCTGGACCGGCATGGCGACGCACGCCCTCAACGCGCTGCTGGGCGCGATCGACCGGCCCGGGGGCGTGACGCTCTCGTCGACGATCCCGCTTCGGCCGCTGGTGTCGGAGGCGCCGTCCCCGGCGTTCGCCGCCGGTGCCGGCGGCGCGTTCGGCGACGACCCGATCGCGGAGATCGCCGACGGCGTGCTGGACGGATCGCGGCCGCTGGACGCGCTGTTCGTGATGAGTTGCGACCCGCTCCACGAGAGCCCGGCCGGCGAGCGGCTGCGCCAGGCCCTCGAACGCATCCCGCTCGTCGTGGCCGTCACCCCGTTCCGCGACGAGACGGCGGCGGCGGCGGAGATCGTCCTACCGGGTCCCGTCTTTCTCGAATCCTGGCAGGCCGTGACGACACCGGCCGGCGTCCCGTTCAGCGTGCTCGGCCTCGGCGCGCCGGTCGTCGAGCCGCCGCTGTTCGACACCCGTCACCCTGCAGACGTGTTGATCGAGCTGGCCCGGCGACTGGGCGGCAACGCCGCCGAGGCGCTTCCCTGGGACGGTTACGAGAGCTACCTGAAGCATCGCATCGAGGGGTTGGCCATCTCCGGCGAGGGCGCCGTGATCACCTCCGAGTTCGAGGATTCGTGGGTCCAGTACATGGAGAAGAGAGGCTGGCGTTTCCCCAAGCGCCGCGGTTCCGAAGGCGTCTGGGCCCAGCTCGCCGAACACGCGACGTGGTGGAATCCCGTGCGCGCGGAAGGCGACTGGGACCGCTTGCTGGCCACGCCGTCGGGGCGCTTCGAGTTCCACTCGCAGAACCTGGAGCGGCGCCTGCGCGAGCTCGGCGACGGCGACCTGGCCCGTGGTGTCGAACGGCTCGGCCTCGCCGCCGCCGATGACGAGGCCTGCCTGCCACACTTCGAACCGCCGCAACCCGTCGGAGAAGATGAACTCGTGCTCTCGCCGTTCCGGCCGATCACCGCCCGCGGCCGCCTGGGGATCGCCTCGCCGATGGTGCTCGAGATGTTCGGCTACCCGGTGTTCGAAGGCTGGCGCACGTGGGCCGAGCTGGCCCCCGAGACGGCCCATGACCAGAATCTCGAAGACGGCGACGAGGTCGAGGTCCGCTCCGAGCGCGCAGCGCTGGAGGCGGTGGTCAAGGTGCGGCCGGGAACCGCCCCCGGGGTCGTGCACGTGCCGGTCGGACTCGGTCACCGCGAGCCCGTCGGCGCCGCCGCCGGCATCGGCGGCAACCCGATGGAACTGGTCGGCGACGTCCGCGACCCGCTCTCCGGAAACCTCAGCCCCGGCGCGACCCGCGTGAGCCTACGACTCTTACGCCGCCGTCCGCACGGTGGGCCGCCGCCCGAAGGAGGTCACTGA
- a CDS encoding fused MFS/spermidine synthase — translation MARGFLYAVTVFLGAFLLLQVQPMLARRIIPWYGGTASVWATCLLFFQLLLVFGYAYAHLSIRFLRPTSQAVLHALLCGVALLVPAMPGDGWKPSPGQSPSAHILTTLLFTVGPRFFVLAATAPLLQAWFARQLPGRSPYPLYALSNAGSMLALLAYPFFFEARFTLTEQSGIWSAGFVGLVLLAVVLGWQARSTRGKRQKSPDADGRSMPTLGTFGLWVAWSASGVILFMAVTNEMTLNMAATPVIWVLPFATYLLSFIISFSGPRFYPRRVLIGLLPVALVAVYLMMRGAIATGADTRYAFGWVEQIVVYIVGLWVLCLICHGELFRLRPQAGRLTEYYLSIAVGGAAGGAAVALAAPRWLLLSQEFHVGIILLVLLLLVTSHRESKPADSSRRRRILRFAMYGLAVCTLIPPIQQARELLRSSVIVERNYYGSIRVVQLAPDEVKDEHRRLYHGKTLHGSQFLGEDRRRRPTAYYSELAAGGALMRLTADRASRNVGVVGLGVGTLATYGRPGDRFSFYEIDPAIVSIAQKQFSYLEESAADHEIFVGDARLTLERQSPNRFDVLILDAFSGDAIPIHLLTREAFALFDRHLAADGIIAVHISNRSVDLTPVLYNIADNLDLNALNIRTLYDDPEQLISQSDWMVLSTNVARLDQLLEYFKPHHEAGRVRLFLGDPERYRKIPLWTDDYSNIFRVMR, via the coding sequence GTGGCAAGAGGTTTTCTGTATGCCGTGACCGTATTCCTCGGAGCCTTCTTGCTGCTTCAGGTGCAGCCGATGCTCGCTCGTCGAATCATCCCCTGGTACGGCGGGACGGCATCCGTGTGGGCCACATGCCTGTTGTTCTTTCAACTGCTGCTGGTCTTCGGTTATGCCTACGCCCACCTCAGTATCCGCTTCTTACGACCCACCTCCCAGGCGGTTCTTCATGCGCTGTTGTGTGGCGTTGCCCTGCTGGTACCGGCGATGCCGGGTGACGGGTGGAAGCCCTCGCCCGGGCAGTCCCCCTCCGCACACATCCTGACGACGCTGCTATTCACCGTGGGACCCCGATTCTTTGTGCTGGCTGCGACCGCGCCGCTCTTACAAGCCTGGTTTGCACGGCAGCTGCCGGGTCGCTCACCCTATCCACTGTATGCACTCTCGAATGCCGGATCGATGTTGGCCTTGCTCGCGTACCCCTTTTTCTTCGAGGCCCGCTTTACGTTGACGGAACAATCCGGCATCTGGTCAGCCGGTTTCGTGGGTCTCGTACTATTGGCGGTCGTCTTGGGTTGGCAGGCACGGTCGACCCGCGGAAAACGCCAGAAGTCTCCCGATGCCGACGGCCGTTCCATGCCGACACTCGGCACGTTCGGGTTGTGGGTCGCCTGGTCGGCAAGCGGTGTGATTCTGTTCATGGCAGTGACCAACGAGATGACCCTCAACATGGCCGCCACACCTGTCATCTGGGTGCTTCCGTTTGCGACCTACCTGCTGAGTTTCATCATTTCGTTTTCCGGGCCGCGGTTCTATCCACGACGGGTTCTGATCGGGCTGTTGCCGGTTGCGTTGGTTGCCGTCTACCTGATGATGCGAGGGGCGATCGCGACCGGCGCAGACACCCGATATGCCTTTGGCTGGGTCGAGCAGATCGTCGTTTACATCGTGGGGTTGTGGGTGCTGTGCCTCATCTGTCACGGCGAGTTGTTTCGGTTGCGTCCGCAGGCCGGCCGACTGACGGAATACTACCTATCGATCGCGGTCGGAGGGGCTGCCGGCGGGGCGGCGGTGGCTCTGGCCGCACCTCGCTGGCTACTCCTATCGCAGGAATTTCACGTCGGGATCATTCTTCTCGTGCTGCTCCTCTTGGTTACGTCCCATCGAGAATCGAAGCCGGCCGACAGTAGCCGTCGCCGACGAATACTGCGTTTCGCAATGTACGGTCTGGCGGTCTGCACGCTGATCCCACCCATCCAGCAGGCGCGGGAATTATTGCGAAGTTCGGTCATCGTCGAACGCAACTACTACGGATCCATTCGAGTCGTCCAGCTGGCTCCCGATGAAGTTAAGGACGAACATCGACGTCTCTATCACGGCAAGACACTCCACGGATCACAGTTTCTGGGTGAGGATCGTCGCCGACGGCCGACCGCCTACTACTCCGAGTTGGCCGCAGGCGGGGCGCTGATGCGATTGACCGCGGATAGGGCTTCTCGGAATGTCGGTGTCGTTGGGCTTGGGGTCGGAACCCTTGCGACCTACGGCCGTCCCGGAGACCGGTTCTCGTTTTATGAGATCGACCCGGCAATCGTGTCGATTGCTCAGAAGCAGTTCTCCTATCTGGAAGAGAGCGCTGCCGACCATGAAATCTTTGTGGGAGATGCTCGACTGACACTCGAGCGCCAGTCACCCAACCGGTTCGACGTGCTGATCCTCGATGCCTTCAGCGGTGATGCGATACCGATTCATCTGTTGACCCGGGAAGCGTTCGCGTTGTTCGACCGACACCTGGCTGCCGATGGCATCATTGCCGTCCACATTTCAAACCGCAGTGTCGATCTCACGCCGGTGCTCTACAACATCGCCGACAATCTCGATCTGAACGCCCTCAACATTCGGACCCTCTACGACGATCCAGAGCAGCTTATCTCGCAGTCGGACTGGATGGTCCTGTCGACCAATGTGGCTCGCCTCGATCAGTTGCTGGAGTATTTTAAACCCCATCACGAGGCTGGACGGGTGCGGCTGTTTCTTGGGGATCCCGAACGTTACCGCAAGATTCCGCTCTGGACCGATGACTACAGCAATATCTTCCGGGTCATGCGTTAA
- a CDS encoding cyclic nucleotide-binding domain-containing protein — MRSVLGDCQLFENLDEKHLSRIEQLAERRELTPGEKLFDLGAEADHVFVVLDGTLEICVPLSIHGTVREVAIASENAGTTLGWSAFVKPYRFRLSARAATTASVAAFERSALLGLIEEDPKFGCVVLCRIAEIISERLLTVQALWARELQRTITEGEQLPPQH; from the coding sequence GTGAGGAGCGTACTGGGCGACTGCCAACTTTTCGAAAACCTCGACGAAAAACACCTGAGTCGGATCGAGCAACTCGCCGAGCGTCGAGAGCTGACGCCGGGCGAAAAACTGTTCGACCTCGGTGCGGAGGCGGATCACGTCTTCGTGGTCCTCGACGGGACCCTCGAGATCTGCGTCCCGCTGTCGATTCATGGAACGGTTCGCGAGGTCGCCATCGCTTCCGAGAACGCGGGCACGACACTCGGCTGGTCGGCCTTCGTCAAACCCTATCGTTTCCGCCTGTCCGCGCGTGCGGCAACCACCGCCAGCGTTGCTGCGTTCGAGCGCTCTGCGTTGCTCGGCCTCATCGAAGAGGATCCGAAGTTCGGCTGCGTCGTCCTGTGCAGGATCGCCGAGATTATCAGCGAGCGGCTTCTCACCGTGCAGGCCCTGTGGGCCCGGGAGTTACAGCGGACGATCACCGAAGGGGAGCAACTGCCGCCCCAGCATTAG
- a CDS encoding ribonuclease, with product MKIKLFGLAVLLALMAFGYLQFGTDTRTQGEAASAGGIRQVVENVAIKNYGEVIYRGSVDLTASIERIRAGIQHPHRNDGSVFGNRERLLPQKPRGYYREYVHPTDDLNGPGPQRLVVGDDGDWWYTPDHYASFIELGVQEP from the coding sequence ATGAAGATCAAGCTGTTTGGGTTGGCGGTGCTGTTGGCGCTGATGGCGTTCGGCTACCTCCAGTTTGGAACCGACACCCGGACGCAAGGAGAGGCTGCGTCGGCGGGTGGGATCCGGCAGGTCGTCGAGAACGTCGCGATCAAGAACTACGGAGAGGTGATCTACCGCGGTTCTGTCGATCTGACCGCCTCGATCGAGCGAATCCGCGCAGGCATCCAGCACCCGCATCGGAACGACGGCTCGGTCTTCGGCAACCGAGAGCGGCTGCTGCCGCAAAAACCGCGGGGCTATTATCGGGAGTATGTTCACCCGACCGACGATCTGAACGGCCCCGGACCGCAGCGGCTGGTCGTCGGCGACGACGGTGACTGGTGGTACACGCCCGATCACTATGCGAGCTTCATCGAGCTCGGAGTTCAAGAGCCATGA